The following are encoded together in the Raineyella sp. LH-20 genome:
- a CDS encoding GntR family transcriptional regulator, protein MASESEGGPVAEEIRRRILRMIAAGTLPPGSRLGSEREVSERFGVSRVTIRSAILPLTRAGVLERRTGRSGGTFVRSDVMGREAAEQLGLPERLAAGGHSASSTVLATRRAPATPLEAEALRVPVGEELAVIERLRSAEGIPLSLDRAHFPLALAPDLLDQPLSGSLYVLLRDRYGLRPEKVEEEIMVVGASRREAKLLEVAERFPLVQVVRVAEDASGRRFEYSEDLFRSDRVRLIARRSGGRTPVESRSADGLIELTVAP, encoded by the coding sequence GTGGCATCCGAGAGCGAAGGCGGCCCCGTCGCCGAGGAGATCCGTCGGCGCATCCTCAGGATGATCGCCGCGGGGACTCTCCCGCCGGGGTCCCGCCTCGGGTCGGAACGGGAGGTCAGTGAGCGCTTCGGCGTGTCGCGGGTGACCATTCGCAGCGCGATCCTTCCGCTGACCCGGGCCGGGGTGCTGGAGCGTCGTACCGGGCGCTCCGGGGGCACCTTCGTCCGTTCCGATGTCATGGGTCGGGAGGCCGCTGAGCAGCTGGGACTGCCCGAGCGATTGGCCGCAGGCGGCCACAGCGCGTCATCGACGGTGCTGGCGACCCGTCGTGCCCCGGCCACCCCGCTGGAGGCAGAGGCACTCCGGGTGCCGGTGGGCGAGGAACTGGCCGTCATCGAGCGGCTGCGCAGCGCCGAGGGCATCCCGCTGTCTCTCGACCGGGCGCATTTCCCGCTCGCCCTGGCTCCCGACCTGCTCGACCAGCCGCTGAGCGGATCTCTCTATGTGCTGCTGCGCGACCGCTACGGCCTCCGGCCCGAGAAGGTCGAGGAGGAGATCATGGTCGTCGGGGCCAGCCGGCGGGAGGCCAAGTTGCTGGAGGTCGCCGAGCGGTTCCCCTTGGTGCAGGTCGTACGGGTCGCGGAGGATGCCTCCGGCCGGCGCTTCGAGTATTCGGAGGACCTCTTCCGGTCGGATCGGGTGCGCCTGATCGCCCGCCGCTCCGGCGGTCGGACACCGGTGGAGTCGCGGTCCGCCGACGGTCTGATCGAGCTCACCGTCGCGCCGTGA
- a CDS encoding MarR family transcriptional regulator has product MREQQERPIGYWAKHLDSLINQAFEQALHDDDVTRRQWQVLSTLSWGTRTVASLRETLGAFRCDQEDSLETALEVLSTRGWIDDDGTVLSLTEPGVAAHDTIGGHVDRVRQSLARGISSADYRTTVDTLRRMCDNLAAGTPEAD; this is encoded by the coding sequence ATGCGGGAACAACAGGAGCGGCCGATCGGCTACTGGGCCAAGCATCTCGACTCCCTGATCAACCAGGCGTTCGAGCAGGCCCTCCATGACGACGACGTGACCCGCCGTCAGTGGCAGGTGCTCAGCACGCTGTCCTGGGGCACCCGGACCGTCGCGAGTCTGCGCGAGACGCTCGGCGCGTTCCGCTGCGACCAGGAGGACTCGTTGGAGACCGCGCTGGAGGTGCTCTCCACCCGCGGCTGGATCGACGACGACGGCACAGTGCTGTCGCTCACCGAGCCCGGCGTGGCCGCTCACGACACCATCGGCGGTCACGTCGACCGGGTCCGGCAGAGCCTGGCGCGCGGGATCAGCAGCGCCGACTACCGCACCACCGTGGACACCCTGCGTCGGATGTGCGACAACCTGGCGGCAGGGACCCCGGAGGCGGACTGA